One Glycine max cultivar Williams 82 chromosome 3, Glycine_max_v4.0, whole genome shotgun sequence DNA window includes the following coding sequences:
- the LOC113001154 gene encoding uncharacterized protein isoform X2: MVLTYEFVFPLIYKESILVGKATLPLMSWLFVTLACVSLLFGQVGKVPHMILRYLWRLYVSLHCIFHILLKDRTRKLGIISRNLELGLESGEELKFLIIIIPVFEVQLNVHLVYVKQDGRYWVICHLFALKTQNQIIVACMAIHNFIQRNDKSDGEFDSLDEDNEDIDSDEDESEVGPSITTWEELDAQSTLQMERFRESLKNMFPTRI; this comes from the exons ATGGTACTCACATACGAGTTTGTGTTCCCTCTCATCTACAAGGAGTCTATATTGGTCGGAAAGGCTACACTACCACTAATGTCATGGCTGTTTGTGACTTTAGCATGTGTTTCACTTTTGTTTGGGCAGGTTGGGAAGGTTCCGCACATGATACTAAGATATTTATGGAGGCTTTATGTAAGCCTGCATTGCATTTTCCACATCCTCCTCAAg GACCGTACAAGAAAACTAGGTATCATCTCCCGCAATTTAGAATTGGGCCTAGAATCAGGGGAAGAGttgaagtttttaattattatcattccAGTCTTCGAAGTACAATTGAACGTGCATTTGGTTTATGTAAAGCAAGATGGAAGATATTGGGTAATATGCCACCTTTTTGCTTTGAAGACACAAAACCAAATCATTGTTGCTTGCATGGCTATACATAACTTCATTCAAAGAAATGACAAGAGTGATGGAGAATTTGATTCGCTAGATGAAGATAATGAAGATATAGATAGTGATGAGGATGAAAGTGAAGTTGGTCCTAGTATTACAACATGGGAAGAACTGGATGCTCAAAGTACTCTACAAATGGAACGATTTAGAGAATCTTTGAAGAATATGTTTCCAACacgtatttaa
- the LOC113001154 gene encoding putative nuclease HARBI1 isoform X1, whose protein sequence is MLSQPGSVRNCEERFQHSSETISRHFHNVLEVVCMFAKDIIKSIDPSFRDTPDEILKDARYRPYFRDCIGAIDGTHIRVCVPSHLQGVYIGRKGYTTTNVMAVCDFSMCFTFVWAGWEGSAHDTKIFMEALCKPALHFPHPPQGKYYIVDSGYPTFMGFLGPYKKTRYHLPQFRIGPRIRGRVEVFNYYHSSLRSTIERAFGLCKARWKILGNMPPFCFEDTKPNHCCLHGYT, encoded by the exons ATGTTGAGTCAACCAGGTTCTGTTCGTAATTGTGAGGAAAGATTTCAACATTCAAGTGAAACAATATCTAGACATTTCCATAATGTCTTAGAAGTTGTGTGTATGTTTGCAAAGGATATAATTAAGTCTATTGATCCATCATTTAGGGATACTCCTGATGAGATTCTAAAAGATGCCAGATATCGCCCTTACTTTAGGGATTGTATTGGTGCAATAGATGGTACTCACATACGAGTTTGTGTTCCCTCTCATCTACAAGGAGTCTATATTGGTCGGAAAGGCTACACTACCACTAATGTCATGGCTGTTTGTGACTTTAGCATGTGTTTCACTTTTGTTTGGGCAGGTTGGGAAGGTTCCGCACATGATACTAAGATATTTATGGAGGCTTTATGTAAGCCTGCATTGCATTTTCCACATCCTCCTCAAg gtaaatattatattgttgatTCTGGTTACCCTACTTTTATGGGTTTTCTAGGACCGTACAAGAAAACTAGGTATCATCTCCCGCAATTTAGAATTGGGCCTAGAATCAGGGGAAGAGttgaagtttttaattattatcattccAGTCTTCGAAGTACAATTGAACGTGCATTTGGTTTATGTAAAGCAAGATGGAAGATATTGGGTAATATGCCACCTTTTTGCTTTGAAGACACAAAACCAAATCATTGTTGCTTGCATGGCTATACATAA
- the LOC100798660 gene encoding uncharacterized protein produces the protein MQSLGQNEAPLACPQGCCPTSLLFNPPPPPPQSQNTTAKPRNSSAECRHNFAATTTSSIFPNTKFTNHESLPSLHESFSGFKKVYPQYSETDQVDHVRAKEYYHLSFSNQSCLDYIGIGLFSYYQRQHHHDTSNTQLASSSTPQYSDNIPFFSISYKTGNLKTLLLHGGQESEFESAMRRRIMKFLNISDNDYFMVFTANRTSAYDYENEAVEAMISCSEKRGAKAHSGSGSVEAKGLVESLQSKKAQDSGENGGFNIECRCLDQVDSLGLIMITNRTRYLINWLVNSMMKLKHPNAEGVPLVKIYGPKVKFDRGPALAFNVFDWKGEKVEPVLVQKLADRNNISLSYGFLHHVWFADKYAEDKGKVLQTKEGRVQGVTTNKKKDRDELGVIVVTVALSFLANFEDVYKLWTFVARFLDADFVEKERWRYTTLNQKTIEV, from the exons atgcAATCACTTGGTCAAAATGAGGCACCTCTAGCATGCCCTCAAGGGTGTTGCCCTACTTCTTTATTGTTCaacccaccaccaccaccaccacaatcTCAGAACACAACAGCCAAACCTAGAAACAGTTCTGCAGAGTGTAGACACAACTTTGCAGCTACAACAACATCCTCAATCTTCCCAAACACCAAATTCACCAACCATGAGTCCCTTCCTTCTCTGCATGAATCATTCAGTGGGTTCAAGAAAGTGTATCCTCAATACTCCGAGACTGATCAAGTGGACCATGTGAGAGCCAAAGAATATTACCACCTCTCTTTCTCCAACCAATCATGCCTTGACTACATTGGTATTGGCCTCTTCTCCTATTACCAACGCCAACACCACCATGACACCTCAAACACCCAACTTGCATCTTCTTCAACACCCCAATATTCTGATAATATTCCCTTCTTTAGCATATCCTACAAGACTGGGAATCTGAAGACACTTTTGCTTCATGGGGGACAGGAATCAGAGTTTGAGTCTGCAATGAGGAGAAGAATAATGAAGTTCCTCAACATTTCTGACAATGACTACTTCATGGTTTTCACAGCAAACAGAACCTCAGCTTATGACTATGAGAATGAGGCAGTGGAAGCAATGATTAGTTGCTCAGAGAAGAGAGGAGCCAAGGCACATAGTG GTTCTGGAAGTGTGGAAGCAAAAGGACTAGTTGAGAGCCTTCAAAGTAAGAAAGCACAAGATAGTGGTGAGAATGGGGGGTTTAACATTGAGTGCAGGTGTTTGGATCAAGTGGACTCTTTGGGATTGATAATGATCACCAATAGAACGAGGTACCTTATAAATTGGCTGGTGAACTCCATGATGAAACTGAAGCACCCTAATGCAGAAGGGGTTCCCCTAGTCAAGATTTATGGTCCTAAGGTGAAATTTGATAGGGGACCTGCTTTGGCTTTCAATGTGTTTGATTGGAAAGGTGAAAAGGTTGAGCCTGTCCTTGTACAGAAGCTTGCTGATAGGAACAATATATCTCTCAGCTATGGATTTCTTCATCATGTTTGGTTTGCAGATAAGTATGCAGAAGACAAGGGGAAAGTTCTACAGACCAAAGAAGGAAGAGTCCAAGGAGTTACCACCAACAAGAAGAAAGATAGAGATGAGCTAGGAGTAATTGTGGTTACTGTTGCATTAAGCTTCCTGGCTAATTTTGAAGATGTATATAAACTATGGACTTTTGTTGCCAGGTTCCTTGATGCTGATTTTGTGGAGAAGGAGAGATGGCGATATACAACTCTCAATCAGAAAACAATTGAAgtttaa